The Toxotes jaculatrix isolate fToxJac2 chromosome 14, fToxJac2.pri, whole genome shotgun sequence genome window below encodes:
- the LOC121193643 gene encoding cell wall protein DAN4-like isoform X2, translated as MGWFELYFLLLMGLLPLNSADTNTTSAATVSAAETFNTTSSNTTSEFMDLSTTPAPTVSATESSNTDSTTTPTQVDGTPASASTVSTTTTTNSISNNATSVTAPTSLPNTSATPTLVNGSTALSSTVSTTRPPSITNSSTTPTQVDGSPGSTTTTSNTTSNSTTSATQVLSTTTPNTANGNITSTPTNISTALASTDSATTGASTGNSSSTSTPASPNTSSPSTVGACAGPPVLCCLGQNNSCFRGCFCDEACLSFRDCCPDYSATCSQNISTTSTPPTTAPSSPTPMNMSTDDATPIVSRATVTVRLKAYVLSQNQGNKDVISVALSGNLCRALLQEDSNGCTAAIKGIKPIN; from the exons CAGACACCAACACAACTTCAGCAGCCACAGTCTCTGCCGCTGAAACATTCAACACAACGAGCAGCAATACAACATCTGAATTCATGGACTTGAGCACCACTCCGGCACCCACGGTTTCTGCTACAGAATCCAGCAACACAGACAGCACTACTACACCTACACAAGTAGATGGGACCCCTGCCTCAGCATCAACAGTCTCCACAACTACAACAACCAACTCGATAAGCAACAATGCAACTTCTGTAACTGCACCAACCAGCCTGCCAAACACCAGTGCTACACCTACACTAGTTAATGGCAGCACAGCTTTATCATCCACAGTCTCTACTACAAGACCACCCAGTATAACAAACAGTAGTACTACACCTACACAAGTAGATGGGAGCCCTGGCTCCACCACTACAACAAGCAACACAACAAGCAACAGTACAACTTCTGCAACCCAAGTCCTTTCAACTACAACACCCAACACAGCAAATGGTAATATTACATCTACACCGACAAATATTAGCACAGCTTTAGCATCCACAGACTCTGCTACAACAGGAGCCAGCACGGGCAACAGCAGTTCTACATCTACGCCAGCAAGCCCCAACACATCTTCACCGTCCACAGTCGGAG CTTGTGCAGGTCCACCAGTGCTGTGCTGCCTTGGACAGAACAACAGCTGTTTCAGAGGCTGTTTCTGTGACGAGGCCTGTTTGAGTTTTAGGGACTGCTGTCCTGACTACAGCGCCACATGCTCACAAA ATATCAGCACAACTTCTACACCTCCAACGACAGCACCCAGTTCACCCACACCAATGAATATGAGCACAGATGACGCCACACCTATCGTCTCCAGAGCTACAG TGACTGTTCGCCTAAAGGCTTACGTTTTATCCCAGAATCAGGGAAATAAAGATGTGATTTCAGTGGCTTTATCTGGT aaTCTATGCAGGGCTCTTCTTCAGGAGGACTCTAATGGCTGCACTGCAGCAATCAAAGGCATCAAACCCATTAACTAA
- the LOC121193643 gene encoding cell wall protein DAN4-like isoform X1: MGWFELYFLLLMGLLPLNSAADTNTTSAATVSAAETFNTTSSNTTSEFMDLSTTPAPTVSATESSNTDSTTTPTQVDGTPASASTVSTTTTTNSISNNATSVTAPTSLPNTSATPTLVNGSTALSSTVSTTRPPSITNSSTTPTQVDGSPGSTTTTSNTTSNSTTSATQVLSTTTPNTANGNITSTPTNISTALASTDSATTGASTGNSSSTSTPASPNTSSPSTVGACAGPPVLCCLGQNNSCFRGCFCDEACLSFRDCCPDYSATCSQNISTTSTPPTTAPSSPTPMNMSTDDATPIVSRATVTVRLKAYVLSQNQGNKDVISVALSGNLCRALLQEDSNGCTAAIKGIKPIN, encoded by the exons CAGCAGACACCAACACAACTTCAGCAGCCACAGTCTCTGCCGCTGAAACATTCAACACAACGAGCAGCAATACAACATCTGAATTCATGGACTTGAGCACCACTCCGGCACCCACGGTTTCTGCTACAGAATCCAGCAACACAGACAGCACTACTACACCTACACAAGTAGATGGGACCCCTGCCTCAGCATCAACAGTCTCCACAACTACAACAACCAACTCGATAAGCAACAATGCAACTTCTGTAACTGCACCAACCAGCCTGCCAAACACCAGTGCTACACCTACACTAGTTAATGGCAGCACAGCTTTATCATCCACAGTCTCTACTACAAGACCACCCAGTATAACAAACAGTAGTACTACACCTACACAAGTAGATGGGAGCCCTGGCTCCACCACTACAACAAGCAACACAACAAGCAACAGTACAACTTCTGCAACCCAAGTCCTTTCAACTACAACACCCAACACAGCAAATGGTAATATTACATCTACACCGACAAATATTAGCACAGCTTTAGCATCCACAGACTCTGCTACAACAGGAGCCAGCACGGGCAACAGCAGTTCTACATCTACGCCAGCAAGCCCCAACACATCTTCACCGTCCACAGTCGGAG CTTGTGCAGGTCCACCAGTGCTGTGCTGCCTTGGACAGAACAACAGCTGTTTCAGAGGCTGTTTCTGTGACGAGGCCTGTTTGAGTTTTAGGGACTGCTGTCCTGACTACAGCGCCACATGCTCACAAA ATATCAGCACAACTTCTACACCTCCAACGACAGCACCCAGTTCACCCACACCAATGAATATGAGCACAGATGACGCCACACCTATCGTCTCCAGAGCTACAG TGACTGTTCGCCTAAAGGCTTACGTTTTATCCCAGAATCAGGGAAATAAAGATGTGATTTCAGTGGCTTTATCTGGT aaTCTATGCAGGGCTCTTCTTCAGGAGGACTCTAATGGCTGCACTGCAGCAATCAAAGGCATCAAACCCATTAACTAA
- the LOC121193643 gene encoding cell wall protein DAN4-like isoform X3, which yields MGWFELYFLLLMGLLPLNSAADTNTTSAATVSAAETFNTTSSNTTSEFMDLSTTPAPTVSATESSNTDSTTTPTQVDGTPASASTVSTTTTTNSISNNATSVTAPTSLPNTSATPTLVNGSTALSSTVSTTRPPSITNSSTTPTQVDGSPGSTTTTSNTTSNSTTSATQVLSTTTPNTANGNITSTPTNISTALASTDSATTGASTGNSSSTSTPASPNTSSPSTVGACAGPPVLCCLGQNNSCFRGCFCDEACLSFRDCCPDYSATCSQNISTTSTPPTTAPSSPTPMNMSTDDATPIVSRATESMQGSSSGGL from the exons CAGCAGACACCAACACAACTTCAGCAGCCACAGTCTCTGCCGCTGAAACATTCAACACAACGAGCAGCAATACAACATCTGAATTCATGGACTTGAGCACCACTCCGGCACCCACGGTTTCTGCTACAGAATCCAGCAACACAGACAGCACTACTACACCTACACAAGTAGATGGGACCCCTGCCTCAGCATCAACAGTCTCCACAACTACAACAACCAACTCGATAAGCAACAATGCAACTTCTGTAACTGCACCAACCAGCCTGCCAAACACCAGTGCTACACCTACACTAGTTAATGGCAGCACAGCTTTATCATCCACAGTCTCTACTACAAGACCACCCAGTATAACAAACAGTAGTACTACACCTACACAAGTAGATGGGAGCCCTGGCTCCACCACTACAACAAGCAACACAACAAGCAACAGTACAACTTCTGCAACCCAAGTCCTTTCAACTACAACACCCAACACAGCAAATGGTAATATTACATCTACACCGACAAATATTAGCACAGCTTTAGCATCCACAGACTCTGCTACAACAGGAGCCAGCACGGGCAACAGCAGTTCTACATCTACGCCAGCAAGCCCCAACACATCTTCACCGTCCACAGTCGGAG CTTGTGCAGGTCCACCAGTGCTGTGCTGCCTTGGACAGAACAACAGCTGTTTCAGAGGCTGTTTCTGTGACGAGGCCTGTTTGAGTTTTAGGGACTGCTGTCCTGACTACAGCGCCACATGCTCACAAA ATATCAGCACAACTTCTACACCTCCAACGACAGCACCCAGTTCACCCACACCAATGAATATGAGCACAGATGACGCCACACCTATCGTCTCCAGAGCTACAG aaTCTATGCAGGGCTCTTCTTCAGGAGGACTCTAA